In Streptomyces sp. NBC_00091, the following proteins share a genomic window:
- a CDS encoding glycosyltransferase family 2 protein, translating into MPAQQPAVSVIMPVLNEERHLRDSVRHILGQEYAGEMEVVIALGPSTDRTDEIAAELVRETASNERARVRTVPNPTGRTPAALNAAIKASRHPIVVRVDGHGMLSPNYIATAVRLLEETGAQNVGGIMHAEGENAWEDAVAAAMTSKIGVGNAAFHTGGQAGPAETVYLGVFRREALEQQGGYNEEFIRAQDWELNFRIREAGGLIWFSPELKVQYRPRPSVRALAKQYKDYGRWRHVVARYHSGSINLRYLAPPTAVCAIAAGVVAGVAVTPWAFAVPAGYLAAIAAGSVPAGRGLPLKARAQIPVALATMHMCWGFGFLTSPRSLARKVIASRRPSVPGRDHSQV; encoded by the coding sequence ATGCCCGCCCAGCAGCCCGCAGTCTCGGTGATCATGCCGGTGCTCAACGAGGAGCGCCACCTGCGTGACTCCGTCCGGCACATCCTCGGACAGGAGTACGCAGGCGAGATGGAGGTGGTGATCGCGCTCGGGCCGTCCACGGACCGCACCGACGAGATCGCCGCCGAGCTCGTACGAGAAACCGCGTCCAATGAACGAGCCCGCGTCCGCACCGTCCCGAACCCCACCGGACGGACCCCCGCGGCCCTCAACGCCGCGATCAAGGCCTCGCGCCACCCGATCGTCGTCCGCGTCGACGGCCACGGCATGCTCTCCCCGAACTACATCGCCACCGCCGTCCGCCTCCTGGAGGAGACCGGCGCGCAGAACGTCGGCGGCATCATGCACGCCGAGGGCGAGAACGCCTGGGAGGACGCCGTCGCCGCCGCGATGACCTCGAAGATCGGCGTCGGCAACGCGGCCTTCCACACCGGCGGCCAGGCCGGCCCGGCCGAGACCGTCTACCTCGGCGTCTTCCGCCGCGAGGCCCTGGAACAGCAGGGCGGGTACAACGAGGAGTTCATCCGCGCCCAGGACTGGGAGCTGAACTTCCGCATCCGCGAGGCCGGCGGGCTCATCTGGTTCTCGCCCGAGCTGAAGGTCCAGTACCGGCCGCGGCCCTCCGTACGGGCCCTGGCCAAGCAGTACAAGGACTACGGCCGCTGGCGCCACGTGGTGGCCCGCTACCACTCGGGCTCCATCAACCTGCGCTACCTGGCCCCGCCGACCGCCGTCTGCGCGATCGCGGCCGGTGTGGTCGCGGGTGTGGCCGTCACCCCGTGGGCCTTCGCCGTCCCGGCCGGCTACCTCGCGGCGATCGCCGCCGGCTCCGTCCCGGCGGGCAGGGGGCTCCCGCTCAAGGCCCGGGCGCAGATCCCCGTCGCCCTCGCCACCATGCACATGTGCTGGGGCTTCGGCTTCCTGACGAGCCCGCGCTCGCTCGCCCGCAAGGTCATCGCGAGCCGCCGCCCGTCGGTCCCCGGCCGCGACCACTCGCAGGTCTAG